TTCAAATAATTTGTCTAATATAGTAAACGATAACGTAAATCTTAACAAAGAAATAGAAGATTTAAAGAAACAAAACGAGGAACTTAGACTTTCTTATGCGTTGATGTTGAAGGATATACAAAATTTATATGAAGAAAAGGCTTTTCAAAATTTCAAAGCTCAAAATCCAAAATTTAAACTTCTAAGGGCTTTAGTTTTGTATAGGACTGAGCCTTTTTATCAAGACCTAATAATTAATGTTGGATCCAATGATGGAGTTAAAATAGGAATGCCAGTTATCTCTGATGGTTGTATTGTGGGGCTAATTTCAGATGTTGGGCCAAATTTTTCCAAAGTTTCATATATAGGCGATAAATCAGTAAAAATTCCAGTTAAGCTAAATGGTTCAAACTTGTATGGAATTTTAGAAGGAACAGGTTCTGAACAGTTAGTTTTTAGTGTACCGAGCGTCTTTGCGGCAATTCATCCTCTTGAAGTTTTAGTTACAGCAAGTGTTCCATCATCATTGTTGCCACCAAATATTCCGGTCGCAAAAATTATGACTCTACGTGAGGTTGGAAGTTTGAACACAGTTTTTACAGCGGTACCGATTAAACAAATTCAAACGGTGAATGAAGTATGGGTCTATCTTGGAAGCTGAGTTTTATATTATGTATTTTTTTCTACATAATTCAAGTTTTATTTCTCTCTTTTGTAAACGTGTTCGGTTTGTCAAGTGTTTTGTTAACGCTTACTCCAGCAATCTTATACTCTTTATATTGCAACTTTGATTTTTCAAAGAGTATTTTGCTTCCATTAACTTTTTTCTCTTTTTTTGACGACTTGAGACTGGGGGTTTATTTAGGAACAAATTTGGCCTTAATTTTGTTTATAATTTTATTTATAAAGTTATATCTAGAAAAAAATTTTAGTTGGAGTAAGCACCTTGTATTTATCTTTGCTTTAGTAATCTATTATTTTTTGCTATATAGCCTAATTGCTATTTTGATAAATGTCTTTAATTTTTTTAATCTTTTGGTGGTTATAATAGTTAACAGCTTATTAAACGTAATCTTTTTATTAGTAATTCAAAAATTTTATAAATATTTGTTGGTGAGCAAAAATGAGAATTAGAAGACGGGAATTTTTGTCGATAGGTTTTTTAGGTATTCTTTGGGCAGCTCTTAATTATAGACTTATCTCTTTGGCTATGTTTAGCGGCAATGAGTTTAAGCAAGTAACGATTGATAGCACTACAAGAATCTTTCCTATACCTGCTCCAAGGGGAAAGATTTTTGACAGAAAGGGGCTGCCTATGGCATATGATAGTTCTGCTCATGCAATAATGTTTATGGCAAGAGATGACAAGAACGCAATAGAACTAGCTGACAATATTTCTCCAATTCTTAATGAAGATAGCACAAAAATATATGATGCCATTAAGAAAAGTATAGGAAATCCCTATCCTTACATACTCCATGAAAAATTAGATACTAAACAATATCTTAGTTTATCGGAATTAACTTTTAGACAAAGGGGTTTTAGGCTTATAGAGATACCTATGAGAAATTATCCGCTGAAAAATGTAGGTTGTCACGCAATAGGATATGTTGGTGAAGCCTCGGAAAGCGACTTAAAAAGATTTCCTTATTTACACCCAAATCAAATGGTTGGGAAAACTGGAGTTGAATTAATAAAGGATAAGGAACTAAGGGGTCAGGATGGTGCAGATATAACGATTGTAGATGCTTTTGGTAACATACAAAAGAGATTCCAGGGAACTAAGCCAATACCTGGTGAAAATATAAAAATAAATATTGATTCTGATTTGCAAGAATATGCTCAAAAACTTTTGAATGAAAGACCTGGAGCACTAGTAGCTCTTGATCCTAGAAGTGGAGAGATATTAACTCTTGCTAGTTCACCTGATTTTGATCCCAATAAGATGGTTTATGGAATGTCACAAAAAGATTGGAATAAGCTTCTTAAAGAAGATCATCCATTTATTAATAGGGCTCTTTCTGCCTTTCCGCCTGGTTCTACATTTAAAATTGCTGTTAGTGTAGCAGCTTTGGAAGAAGGGGTTACTACGCCTGAAGAGTTGTTTTATTGTCCTGGTTATTTAAAAGTAGGAAATCATACGTTTTATTGTTGGCTTCCAGGCGGGCATGGTCATCTTCATATTGAGAGAGCGATAGCACAATCATGCGATGTTGTGTTTTATACTCTTGGATTAAGACTAGGACCTGAAAAGATAAGGTATTATGCTAATAAGTTTGGTCTTGATTTGCCAAGTGGTTTAGAATTGCCAGGGGAAGAAAATGGTTTTTTGCCCACAAAGGAGTGGAAAGAAAAAAAGTTTAATGACGTATGGTATGATGGTGACACAGTAAATATGTCTATAGGACAGGGTTTTGTAAGAACTACTCCACTGGATGTTGCTAGAATGATGAGCATCTTTGTCAATAAAGGTAGTTTTGCGGGGTGTAAATTGATTAGTGGTGAAGATGCTTCCTATGAAGGTTTTAAATTTAGCGAAAAAACTTATGAGGTAGTGAGAGAAGGCTTAAGAAAAGCAGTCCTAGAAGGAACTGCCATGATATTAAATAGCGATAAATATAGCGCAATTGCAAAAACTGGTACGGCAGAAGACCCTCCCAGAAAAAAACCTCATTCATGGATAGTTGTAGCAGCTCCTTATGATGCACCTGAAATTGTGGTTTGTGTTTTCTTTGAACATATTGGAGAGGGAGCGTCTTTTTCTGGTCCTGTGGCTAAATCTTATCTAGACTATTATTTTTCAAATCCTAGTTTGAGGGAAAGATAGTTATGGAAAGGGGTAAAAAATTTCGTTTGATAGGGAGTAAAGGAGCTCTTAGATTAATAATTGATCAAAAGCCTTCATTAGCTGATGTTATTTCTTACGTAAAATCTTTTTTTGAAAGTAATAAAAAATTCTTTGAAGGTACAAAGATAATTTTTGAGATTCAATCATTATGTGATTTAGAAGCATCTTTTATAGAGCAGTTAAAACTTAAGTTGGCTCGTTTTGAAGAGATAAATACATTTAAAATTTATAATGATCACGATGATGATAGAGATGAAATTGAAGATAAAAGTACTGAAAGCTTTGATAATAAAATATGTTTCAATAAAATGAGTACTAAATATGTTTATAAAAGCTTAAGATCTGGGCAAAAGATAGATTTCGAAGGAAATGTTATAATTTTAGGTGATGTTAATGCTGGTGCTAAAATTTCAGCTGGAGGTTCAGTAATAGTTTTAGGTAGTTTAAAGGGAATAGTCCAAGCTGGAATTTTGGATAATTCCTCTATAGTATTTGCTCTAGATTTCGACCCTGTACAGATAACAATTGCAGGGGTTTTAGGTTTATTATCTAATAATGATAAAAGTGCAATAAATACTAATAATATGTTTGCATATTTTAAAGATAATAAAATAAATATCGAGCCCTGGACAGGGCGAAAATTTTTGATAGGGGAGTGATATTTTGGGGAAGTGTATAGTTGTAACTTCTGGTAAAGGTGGAGTTGGCAAAACTACTACTTCAGCTAATTTGGGTGGTGGGCTAGCAAGTCTTGGCAAATCTGTCCTTCTTGCTGATGTAGATATTGGTTTAAGAAACTTAGATATTATAATGGGACTGGAAAAAAGAATTGTTTATGACGTAATGGACGTAATGGAAGGTAGATGCAAGATCCAGCAGGCTATCGTGAGGGACAAAAGATTAAATTCATTGTATTTGCTTGCTGCTTCCCAGATTCATGATAAATCAGACTTAGCAGAACTAATCGATAGATTTGGCGAGATAATAAAGGGTTTGAAGAAAGAGTTTGACTATGTGATTTTAGATTCTCCAGCAGGTATTGAGCAGGGTTTTATGGCAGCCTCAAATTTTGCTGATGAAGCTATCGTCGTAACTACTCCTGAAGTTACCGCTGTTAGAGATGCTGATAGAGTAATAGGTTTGTTGGAAGCAAAAGGGATTAAAGATCATTATCTTATTTTAAATAGATACAGATATGCGATGGTTAAATCAGGAAATATGCTGGACGTGGAAGATGTTTTGCATATTTTGGGAATTCAATTATTGGGTATAGTTCCAGAAGATCCAGAAATTATAACCTTTGCCAATAGGGGAGAATTGGTTGTTACATCTGATTTAACCATCTCAGGAAAGGCCTTTCAAAGGATTTCTAGAAGATTAATTGGAGAAAAGGTTGATTTTCCTTCCTTTGAAGAAGATAAAGGGTTGTTCAATAAAATCAAAAACTTTTTTAAAGCTAAGTTGGGAGAATAAAGTGGGGATATTAGATTTCTTGTTTAAAAAAGGCGACAAAAATTCTTCAATTGCAAAGGAAAGATTGCAATTTGTTTTGACATTTGACAGATTGTCTATTAATCCTGCTTTGCAAGAAAAAATTAGAGATGAAATTATACAGGTAATCGATAAATATATGGAAATAGATAAAGAAGCTGCAAACGTATTTGTTGAGTCTAATGATTCTAATATCAGTCATCTTATTGTGAATATTCCACTTAAAAGAAAAAGATAAAATTGCTTCAAAAACTAAAAAACATACTAGTAATAATTGATCTTAAATTATTTTTAATAGTTACTTTATTAACTATATGGGGCATGATTAATATTTATAGTGTTACTTATTCTAATGTTTTTTTGACGGGGGGTAATAAATATATATTTGTGATCAAACAATTTTTATGGTATTTAATTTCAGTTTTTCTGATGCTAATATTTTCATATATAGGTGAAAGACATATATTTGAAAATTCTAGAAAAATATATTTTGTAGGGCTTTTTATTCTTCTGTTTACAATTGTTTTTGGTCAGGTAGTACTTGGGTCAAGAAGATGGCTTTCGTTTGGTCCATTCTCATTTCAGCCTTCTGAGTTTTTTAAGCTTTTGATTGCCATACATTTGTCAAAAATTTTTTCTTCTCAAAACAAGAATTACATTATAATATTTAGTTCTGTTGTATACTCAATAGTTCCATTTATAATTGTTTCTCTGCAGCCTGATCTTGGGACTGCTTTATCAATTTTGTTTTTGTGGTTTATAGGTTTTATGTTTTATGGTTTTGATTTGATTATTTATCTAGTATTTTTTGCTATTTTAATATCCTTTTTTGTCTATTTTTTTAAATTATTATTAATTGTATTAATTCCTCTTTTGTTTTATATATTTATACGCCTTAAAAGAAGAAAAATTACAGTCTTTTTAATTTTGCTTTTTACAATATTTTCTGCTATTTCTGGGCCTATAGGATGGAATTCATTGCATACATATCAGAAGGAAAGACTATTATCTTTTATAAATCCATTTAAAGATCCGACTGGGGCTGGTTATCATATTATTCAATCACAAGCAGCTGTTGTGTCTGGAGGGATATTTGGAAAGGGTTTTCTAAACGGAACACATACTCAACTTCACTTTATTCCAGAACAACATACTGATTTTATTTTTAGCGCGATTGTTGAGGAATGGGGGATGGTAGGCGGGTTTTTAACAATATTATTTGAATTTCTTGTGGTTTTCAGAATTCTTAAAATTGGATTTGAAATTAAAGGATATATGGGTTATTTTTGTGTCTTGTGGTCTTTCTTGCTTTCTTTTCATACTTTCGTAAACGTGGGGATGGTTTTGGGCATGATGCCGGTAACAGGTATACCTTTGCCATTCGTCTCTTATGGTGGCACTTTTTTAATGACAAACTTTATTGCATTAGGTTTAATAAGCAATATGCATTATCATAATAGAAAATGGTCATTTAAATGAGCATTGGTTATCTTTTTATTTCGCTTAGCTGTGTATTGTGGGGTCTTTTAGGTCCTGTTGCAGAGCTTTTGTATAGATCTGGCTTTAATGCTAATGATGTTGTTTTTTTTAGACTTTTTGGAGTTTTTTTGATAGGATTTATACCTCTATTTAAGGATATTGTTTATTTATATTCAAAAAGATTATTTTATCCACTTCTTTTGTTTGCGTTGTTTACTATTATTGAGTGGTTTTCTTTTTTTACCTCTGTTAAGTTAAATGGAATATTTATTTCAGTATTGCTTTTATATACTGCGCCCTTTTTTATTACTATATTTGCAAAATATTTTTTTAAAGAAAAATTAACAAAGTGGTTAATATTTTGTGTTTTTTTAGGCTTTTTAGGCATTATTTTACTTTTTGCATCAAGCTATGATAATACCAGTCAAAATCCAAGCATAACGATGGTTTTTGGGTTAATTTCAGGAATTTCATATGCAATAAATAGTATGTTTGGAAAATATTTTTCGAATTATGTTTTACCTTTTAAGTTAACTTTATACAGGTTCTCAGCTGCAACCCTAATTTACTTTCCATTTGTAGGTTTTAGTATATTTTTTAGAACATATACCTTCTTTAATTTAGTAGAAATTTTTTATTTGATATTTTTCCCAGGCATTCTGGCTTATTTTTTGTTTTATTATGGATTGAGTATGGTTGAAATTTCAAAGGCTGCTGTATTTACATTTATAGAGCCCCTTGTTGGTAGTATTGTTGCAATAATCTTTTTTAAAGAGTCACTAGGATACAAACTCTTTGGAGCTTTCTTTATATGTTTGGGGATTTTTGGAACGTTGCTAAATCCACTTTTGTCAAATAGAAGAGTTACTTGGATAAATGGAAAAAAGTAAAGTATTATCTATTGATTCAATATATGAGCTGTTAGAAAAGAAAACTGATTTAGAAAAAAGATTAAACCAGATAAATATGTCAAATTTGATTTATAAAGGCATGAGAGATTGTAAGATAACATTTATTGAGGCTCCAACAGGCATTGGGAAGACTTATTCTAGTTTAATTCCCTCTATAGTAGAGATTGGTTTAAACAATTCAAAAATACTTTATCTTACTGCAAAAATTGTTTTACAGGATCAATTAATAAAGAAGGATTTACCAAACTTACATAAAATTGTTGAAGTTGATTTTAAATATGGTCTACTCAAAGGCAGATCGAACTATTTTTGTTGGCTTCGTTTTGATGAAGCTTTTAGAACCCATGGCCTTATATATCAAAATGAATTAGACTCAATAAGAAATTGGGCAAGGGTTTCTCGAGATGGAGATCTAAATGAATATGATGATTTTTTAGTCCATGAATTAAAAGATGTAATAAGTGTGGATTATGAAGATTGTCCGGGTAGAAAATGTCCATACTTACTTAGTGGAGCCTGTCACTATTTTAGGCTTGTTAATTCTCTGAACGATTTAGATATTTTAGTTTCTAATTATCACACGTTTTTTTTTAATCTAATTAATGGTTCTTTCCCTTTTGATTTCGATCACATTCTTATGGATGAGGCTCACCATTTGCCTGAAATTTTATCTAGCGCCTGTACAAGGCAGATTTCAAAAGGTTCTCTAAACTATTTTTTGCCACGGGGTTTTGCTTTAAAAATCGTAGATAGAGAACCAGATATTTTGTTATCAGTTTTAAATGATTTGAAATCCTTAGAAAATTATGTTAACAATTTAAAAATTTCATATGAAAACTTTTTTGATGAACTTCAAAATTATTGTATCGATCCAAAGATAA
Above is a genomic segment from Thermodesulfobium narugense DSM 14796 containing:
- the mreC gene encoding rod shape-determining protein MreC, with translation MSPIYLFSEWATGLGTFSNNLSNIVNDNVNLNKEIEDLKKQNEELRLSYALMLKDIQNLYEEKAFQNFKAQNPKFKLLRALVLYRTEPFYQDLIINVGSNDGVKIGMPVISDGCIVGLISDVGPNFSKVSYIGDKSVKIPVKLNGSNLYGILEGTGSEQLVFSVPSVFAAIHPLEVLVTASVPSSLLPPNIPVAKIMTLREVGSLNTVFTAVPIKQIQTVNEVWVYLGS
- the mrdA gene encoding penicillin-binding protein 2; protein product: MRIRRREFLSIGFLGILWAALNYRLISLAMFSGNEFKQVTIDSTTRIFPIPAPRGKIFDRKGLPMAYDSSAHAIMFMARDDKNAIELADNISPILNEDSTKIYDAIKKSIGNPYPYILHEKLDTKQYLSLSELTFRQRGFRLIEIPMRNYPLKNVGCHAIGYVGEASESDLKRFPYLHPNQMVGKTGVELIKDKELRGQDGADITIVDAFGNIQKRFQGTKPIPGENIKINIDSDLQEYAQKLLNERPGALVALDPRSGEILTLASSPDFDPNKMVYGMSQKDWNKLLKEDHPFINRALSAFPPGSTFKIAVSVAALEEGVTTPEELFYCPGYLKVGNHTFYCWLPGGHGHLHIERAIAQSCDVVFYTLGLRLGPEKIRYYANKFGLDLPSGLELPGEENGFLPTKEWKEKKFNDVWYDGDTVNMSIGQGFVRTTPLDVARMMSIFVNKGSFAGCKLISGEDASYEGFKFSEKTYEVVREGLRKAVLEGTAMILNSDKYSAIAKTGTAEDPPRKKPHSWIVVAAPYDAPEIVVCVFFEHIGEGASFSGPVAKSYLDYYFSNPSLRER
- the minC gene encoding septum site-determining protein MinC, with translation MERGKKFRLIGSKGALRLIIDQKPSLADVISYVKSFFESNKKFFEGTKIIFEIQSLCDLEASFIEQLKLKLARFEEINTFKIYNDHDDDRDEIEDKSTESFDNKICFNKMSTKYVYKSLRSGQKIDFEGNVIILGDVNAGAKISAGGSVIVLGSLKGIVQAGILDNSSIVFALDFDPVQITIAGVLGLLSNNDKSAINTNNMFAYFKDNKINIEPWTGRKFLIGE
- the minD gene encoding septum site-determining protein MinD; translated protein: MGKCIVVTSGKGGVGKTTTSANLGGGLASLGKSVLLADVDIGLRNLDIIMGLEKRIVYDVMDVMEGRCKIQQAIVRDKRLNSLYLLAASQIHDKSDLAELIDRFGEIIKGLKKEFDYVILDSPAGIEQGFMAASNFADEAIVVTTPEVTAVRDADRVIGLLEAKGIKDHYLILNRYRYAMVKSGNMLDVEDVLHILGIQLLGIVPEDPEIITFANRGELVVTSDLTISGKAFQRISRRLIGEKVDFPSFEEDKGLFNKIKNFFKAKLGE
- the minE gene encoding cell division topological specificity factor MinE codes for the protein MGILDFLFKKGDKNSSIAKERLQFVLTFDRLSINPALQEKIRDEIIQVIDKYMEIDKEAANVFVESNDSNISHLIVNIPLKRKR
- a CDS encoding FtsW/RodA/SpoVE family cell cycle protein is translated as MLQKLKNILVIIDLKLFLIVTLLTIWGMINIYSVTYSNVFLTGGNKYIFVIKQFLWYLISVFLMLIFSYIGERHIFENSRKIYFVGLFILLFTIVFGQVVLGSRRWLSFGPFSFQPSEFFKLLIAIHLSKIFSSQNKNYIIIFSSVVYSIVPFIIVSLQPDLGTALSILFLWFIGFMFYGFDLIIYLVFFAILISFFVYFFKLLLIVLIPLLFYIFIRLKRRKITVFLILLFTIFSAISGPIGWNSLHTYQKERLLSFINPFKDPTGAGYHIIQSQAAVVSGGIFGKGFLNGTHTQLHFIPEQHTDFIFSAIVEEWGMVGGFLTILFEFLVVFRILKIGFEIKGYMGYFCVLWSFLLSFHTFVNVGMVLGMMPVTGIPLPFVSYGGTFLMTNFIALGLISNMHYHNRKWSFK
- a CDS encoding DMT family transporter; translated protein: MSIGYLFISLSCVLWGLLGPVAELLYRSGFNANDVVFFRLFGVFLIGFIPLFKDIVYLYSKRLFYPLLLFALFTIIEWFSFFTSVKLNGIFISVLLLYTAPFFITIFAKYFFKEKLTKWLIFCVFLGFLGIILLFASSYDNTSQNPSITMVFGLISGISYAINSMFGKYFSNYVLPFKLTLYRFSAATLIYFPFVGFSIFFRTYTFFNLVEIFYLIFFPGILAYFLFYYGLSMVEISKAAVFTFIEPLVGSIVAIIFFKESLGYKLFGAFFICLGIFGTLLNPLLSNRRVTWINGKK